One region of Terricaulis silvestris genomic DNA includes:
- the gatC gene encoding Asp-tRNA(Asn)/Glu-tRNA(Gln) amidotransferase subunit GatC has protein sequence MSIDEKTVRKVAKLARLALPEERVAPMAKELNGIMAWIEQLNEVDVEGVEPMTSAVEGLSLPMRDDVVTAGDDPGKVLKNAPKSEDGFFVVPKVVE, from the coding sequence ATGTCGATCGATGAAAAAACTGTCCGCAAGGTGGCCAAGCTCGCGCGCCTGGCGCTGCCCGAGGAGCGCGTCGCGCCCATGGCCAAGGAGCTCAACGGCATCATGGCCTGGATCGAGCAGCTCAACGAGGTCGATGTCGAAGGCGTCGAGCCAATGACGAGCGCGGTCGAAGGCTTGAGCCTGCCGATGCGCGACGATGTCGTCACCGCGGGCGACGATCCGGGCAAGGTGTTGAAGAACGCGCCGAAGAGCGAAGACGGATTCTTCGTGGTGCCGAAGGTGGTGGAGTAG
- the ruvX gene encoding Holliday junction resolvase RuvX: MALLELPDFAAALPARAAILGIDPGEKRIGVAISDLTRLIASPLDTVIRVKSATDVDALLKLYDGRQCAGFVIGLPLNMDGSTGPAAQSARAFGRNLLAKRDVPLLMWDERLSTAAVTRTLIEGDASRKRRGEVVDKVAASYMLQGALDAMQERRLDG; encoded by the coding sequence TTGGCCCTGCTCGAACTTCCCGATTTTGCCGCCGCCCTACCAGCGCGCGCCGCCATTCTGGGCATCGACCCCGGCGAGAAGCGGATCGGGGTCGCGATCAGCGATCTAACGCGCCTGATCGCGTCGCCGCTAGACACAGTGATCCGCGTAAAGTCCGCCACTGACGTCGACGCGCTGCTGAAGCTTTATGACGGGCGCCAATGCGCCGGCTTCGTCATCGGACTTCCTTTGAACATGGACGGCTCGACAGGACCAGCCGCGCAATCTGCCCGCGCCTTCGGTCGCAACCTGCTCGCCAAGCGCGATGTCCCACTGCTGATGTGGGACGAGCGGCTCTCCACCGCCGCCGTGACGCGCACCTTGATCGAAGGCGATGCCTCGCGGAAACGGCGCGGCGAGGTCGTCGACAAAGTGGCGGCCAGCTACATGCTGCAAGGCGCGCTCGACGCGATGCAGGAGCGGCGGCTCGATGGCTGA
- a CDS encoding aspartate carbamoyltransferase catalytic subunit, with product MAQRPTGVKKSEARSSPVRFRHKHLLAIADLDRFEVESLLDRAEAFAELSEKKVKKLDTLRGRTLINLFFENSTRTQSSFELAGKRMGADVVNMSVKSSSVAKGETLIDTAATLNAMRPDLLVVRHGSSGAVELLSRKVDCAVVNAGDGKHEHPTQALLDAFTIRDRLGNIEGLTIAICGDVLHSRVARSNVALLNILGARVRLVGPPTLMPIGADRWGAEVFHNMRDGLKDADVVMMLRVQRERMTGGFFPSAREFFWFYGLDEEKLKFAKPGALVMHPGPMNRGVEIDSTVADNPNVSLIETQVRMGVAVRMAVLEALAESGANEEAR from the coding sequence ATGGCTCAGCGACCGACTGGCGTGAAGAAATCCGAAGCGCGCTCCAGTCCCGTTCGTTTCCGCCACAAGCACCTACTGGCCATCGCTGACCTCGATCGTTTCGAGGTCGAGTCTCTACTCGATCGCGCCGAGGCCTTCGCCGAGCTGAGCGAAAAGAAGGTCAAGAAGCTCGACACCTTGCGTGGTCGAACGCTGATCAATCTTTTCTTCGAGAATTCCACAAGAACACAGAGCTCGTTCGAGTTGGCCGGCAAGCGCATGGGCGCCGACGTCGTCAACATGAGCGTTAAGAGTTCGTCGGTGGCGAAGGGCGAAACGCTGATCGACACCGCCGCAACGCTAAACGCCATGCGCCCCGATCTGCTCGTAGTGCGCCACGGCTCCTCCGGCGCCGTCGAATTGCTCTCGCGCAAAGTCGACTGCGCGGTCGTCAACGCCGGCGACGGTAAGCACGAGCATCCAACCCAAGCGCTACTCGACGCCTTCACCATCCGCGACCGCCTAGGCAACATCGAAGGCCTGACCATCGCCATCTGCGGCGACGTGCTGCACTCCCGCGTCGCCCGCTCCAATGTGGCGCTCTTGAACATACTAGGCGCGCGCGTGCGTCTCGTCGGCCCGCCGACACTGATGCCCATCGGCGCCGACCGCTGGGGCGCGGAAGTGTTCCACAACATGCGCGACGGCCTAAAGGACGCCGACGTCGTCATGATGCTCCGCGTCCAGCGCGAGCGCATGACTGGCGGCTTCTTCCCGAGCGCGCGCGAGTTCTTCTGGTTCTACGGCCTCGACGAAGAAAAGCTAAAGTTCGCCAAGCCCGGCGCGCTGGTGATGCACCCCGGGCCGATGAACCGCGGCGTCGAGATCGACAGCACCGTTGCCGACAACCCAAACGTCTCGCTCATCGAAACCCAAGTGCGCATGGGTGTCGCGGTGCGCATGGCGGTGCTCGAAGCCCTCGCCGAAAGCGGCGCCAACGAGGAGGCGCGCTAA
- a CDS encoding AEC family transporter gives MAEVFSALLPTFILIALGYTARATNIATAEQFGMVNRFGYFILYPSFLFTLISGANFASGDAGPFLLAVLGGFLALVLVALSLRLVFRGEDAAYTSVFQGSVRWNGFALLAAAASLYGERGPELIGLAFGPLVLTLNIICVIVLSRWGSARATSMRAVLDQIVVNPLILGCAFGLAANFAGLRDLGPVTDALRLLGGAAMPVALMCVGAGLDFKALRGAGAKVAVASSMRLILAPILVWSACSLLGVAQLPTAVAVGIASTPTAAAAYTFAREMGGDARLMAAIITATTILSFITMPIAITLALR, from the coding sequence ATGGCTGAGGTCTTCAGCGCGCTCCTGCCGACGTTCATCCTGATTGCGCTGGGCTACACGGCGCGCGCCACAAATATCGCGACGGCCGAGCAGTTCGGCATGGTGAACCGCTTCGGGTATTTCATTCTCTATCCGTCGTTCCTGTTCACGCTGATCTCCGGCGCGAACTTCGCTAGCGGCGACGCGGGGCCGTTTTTGCTTGCCGTGCTCGGCGGCTTTCTGGCGCTCGTGTTGGTCGCACTTTCGCTGCGCTTAGTGTTTCGCGGTGAGGACGCCGCCTACACCAGCGTCTTTCAAGGCAGCGTGCGCTGGAATGGCTTTGCGCTACTGGCTGCAGCGGCGAGCCTCTATGGCGAGCGCGGGCCGGAGCTGATTGGCCTCGCCTTCGGCCCGCTGGTGCTGACGCTCAACATCATCTGCGTCATCGTGCTGTCGCGCTGGGGCTCTGCGCGCGCCACCTCGATGCGCGCCGTGCTGGATCAGATCGTGGTCAATCCGCTGATCCTTGGCTGCGCGTTCGGGCTCGCGGCCAACTTCGCCGGATTGCGCGACCTTGGCCCCGTGACAGACGCCCTGCGCCTGCTTGGCGGCGCTGCGATGCCGGTTGCGCTGATGTGCGTCGGGGCGGGGCTCGATTTCAAAGCCCTGCGCGGCGCTGGCGCGAAGGTGGCTGTCGCCTCTTCGATGCGTCTGATCTTGGCGCCGATTCTGGTCTGGAGCGCGTGTTCGCTGCTGGGTGTCGCGCAATTGCCGACCGCCGTCGCCGTCGGCATCGCCTCCACGCCGACAGCGGCGGCCGCCTATACCTTCGCACGCGAAATGGGCGGCGACGCGCGTCTGATGGCCGCCATCATCACGGCGACCACGATCCTCTCGTTCATCACCATGCCGATCGCGATTACGCTTGCGCTGCGCTAG
- a CDS encoding GNAT family N-acetyltransferase: protein MSFTIATETALSDDVRALVKQLNEFTFELTPAEYRHHMTVEQMAQDDTTLFVARDASGAPLGMGCIRRHENGVGEVKRMFVKPEARGLGVGGAILARIEDLARQEGLSQIVLETGSNFDAAKRVYERGGFQPCEPVLNYPPSAWTAFYAKPLSA, encoded by the coding sequence GTGAGCTTCACCATCGCCACCGAAACAGCGTTGTCGGACGACGTGCGCGCGCTGGTGAAACAGCTGAACGAGTTTACGTTCGAGCTGACGCCGGCCGAGTATCGCCATCACATGACGGTCGAGCAGATGGCGCAGGACGATACGACTTTGTTTGTGGCGCGTGATGCGAGTGGCGCGCCGCTGGGCATGGGCTGCATACGGCGTCACGAGAATGGCGTTGGCGAAGTGAAGCGCATGTTCGTGAAACCGGAGGCGCGTGGGCTTGGTGTTGGCGGCGCGATCCTGGCGCGGATCGAGGATCTCGCACGACAGGAAGGCTTGAGCCAAATCGTGCTGGAGACTGGCTCCAACTTTGACGCCGCCAAGCGTGTTTATGAGCGCGGTGGCTTTCAACCCTGCGAGCCCGTTCTCAATTATCCGCCGAGCGCCTGGACGGCGTTCTACGCAAAACCTTTGAGTGCCTGA
- the gatA gene encoding Asp-tRNA(Asn)/Glu-tRNA(Gln) amidotransferase subunit GatA, which produces MTNLTTLTLAEALDGMEKKSFSSLEITNAFIDAIDKANPHLNAYVVTTPELARERAKQSDAKRAQGKAGALEGAPLGIKDLFCTEGVRTTAASGVLGEFTPTYESTVSGNLFRDGALMLGKLNMDEFAMGSSNETSHFGPVVSPWRRGNEDSKLTPGGSSGGSASAVAADLCLGATATDTGGSIRQPAAFTGTVGIKPTYGRCSRWGIVAFASSLDQAGPIAKTVEDAAMLLQSMAGHDPKDSTSLPNALPDFRAATQRSIKGMTIGVPEEYRVDGMPQEIEDLWQQGIAWAKDAGATIKPISLKHTKYALPAYYIVAPAEASSNLARYDGMRYGARVSGKDLNATYENTRASGFGAEVQRRILIGTYVLSAGYYDAYYLRAQKVRQRIAQDFRDAFGSVDAILTPATPSAAFALGEKGDDPVAMYLNDIFTVTANLAGLPALALPAAVDKQGLPLGLQVIGKALDEESVFAVSAALEKAAGFRAKAAKWWL; this is translated from the coding sequence ATGACCAACCTCACCACCCTGACTTTGGCCGAAGCGCTCGACGGCATGGAGAAGAAATCCTTCTCCTCGCTCGAGATCACCAACGCGTTCATCGACGCGATCGATAAGGCCAATCCGCATCTCAACGCCTATGTCGTCACTACGCCGGAGCTGGCGCGGGAACGCGCGAAGCAGAGCGACGCCAAGCGCGCGCAAGGCAAAGCTGGCGCGCTTGAGGGCGCGCCGCTTGGGATCAAGGATCTGTTCTGCACCGAGGGCGTGCGCACGACGGCGGCGTCCGGCGTGCTTGGCGAGTTCACGCCGACGTATGAGAGCACTGTCAGCGGCAATCTGTTCCGCGATGGCGCGCTGATGTTGGGCAAGCTCAACATGGACGAGTTCGCGATGGGCTCGTCGAACGAGACCTCGCACTTTGGGCCGGTGGTGTCGCCTTGGCGGCGCGGCAACGAGGATTCCAAGCTTACGCCGGGCGGCTCGTCCGGCGGCAGCGCGTCGGCGGTTGCGGCTGATCTTTGCCTAGGCGCCACGGCGACGGACACTGGCGGCTCGATCCGCCAGCCCGCTGCCTTCACAGGCACCGTCGGTATCAAGCCGACGTATGGCCGCTGCTCGCGTTGGGGCATTGTCGCGTTTGCGTCGTCGCTGGATCAGGCGGGGCCGATTGCGAAGACGGTCGAGGACGCGGCGATGCTGCTGCAATCGATGGCCGGTCACGATCCGAAGGATTCGACGTCGCTGCCGAATGCGTTGCCGGATTTCCGGGCGGCGACGCAGCGTTCCATCAAGGGCATGACGATCGGCGTGCCGGAAGAGTATCGCGTCGACGGCATGCCGCAGGAGATTGAGGATCTTTGGCAGCAAGGCATCGCCTGGGCCAAGGATGCTGGCGCGACGATCAAGCCGATTTCGCTGAAGCACACCAAATACGCGCTGCCGGCGTACTACATCGTGGCGCCAGCCGAAGCGTCATCAAACCTCGCGCGCTATGACGGCATGCGTTATGGCGCGCGCGTCAGCGGCAAGGATTTGAACGCGACGTACGAGAACACGCGCGCGTCTGGCTTCGGCGCCGAAGTGCAGCGCCGGATCTTGATCGGCACCTACGTGCTGAGCGCGGGCTATTACGACGCATATTACCTGCGCGCCCAGAAAGTCCGCCAACGCATCGCGCAGGATTTTCGTGATGCGTTCGGTAGCGTTGACGCGATCCTCACGCCGGCGACGCCGTCTGCGGCGTTTGCGCTTGGCGAAAAGGGCGACGATCCGGTGGCGATGTATTTGAACGACATCTTCACGGTCACTGCCAACCTCGCCGGCCTGCCGGCGCTCGCGCTGCCCGCTGCGGTGGACAAGCAGGGGCTGCCGCTGGGTCTGCAGGTGATCGGCAAGGCGCTGGACGAAGAGAGCGTCTTCGCGGTCAGCGCGGCGCTGGAGAAAGCCGCGGGCTTCCGCGCCAAGGCCGCGAAATGGTGGCTCTGA
- a CDS encoding alpha/beta fold hydrolase, with protein sequence MATFQTRDDVTIFYKDWGPKAGPAVVLCHGWPLSADSWDGQAFHLAGNGFRVIAHDRRGHGRSSQPWDGNDMNHYADDLAQLIDHLRLAKTSIFGFSAGGGEVARFVGRHGTAKVEKLALISAVTPYLLRSADNPNGAPMEVFDGQRAEQVADRAGFFRNVANGPFYGFNRPGARTSQGEADSWWRQAMMSGLKNTYDCVAGFYEDFRPDVRAFDRPTLVIHGDDDQVVPIDLSLRAVERLLPSAQFKIYPGAPHGLTFTHREQLNADLLTFLRS encoded by the coding sequence ATGGCGACCTTTCAGACGCGTGACGACGTGACGATTTTCTACAAGGATTGGGGTCCGAAGGCGGGTCCTGCGGTCGTTCTCTGTCACGGCTGGCCGCTGAGCGCCGACAGCTGGGACGGGCAGGCGTTTCATCTTGCCGGCAATGGCTTTCGCGTGATCGCACACGATCGTCGCGGCCATGGTCGTTCGAGTCAGCCGTGGGACGGCAACGACATGAATCACTATGCCGACGATTTGGCGCAGCTGATCGATCATCTGCGTTTAGCCAAGACGTCGATCTTTGGCTTTTCGGCCGGCGGCGGGGAGGTGGCGCGTTTTGTCGGACGTCATGGCACTGCGAAAGTAGAAAAGCTGGCGCTGATTTCCGCCGTGACGCCGTACCTTCTTAGAAGCGCAGACAATCCGAACGGCGCTCCGATGGAGGTGTTCGACGGGCAGCGCGCTGAACAGGTTGCGGACCGCGCGGGGTTTTTCCGCAATGTCGCGAACGGACCGTTCTACGGGTTTAACCGGCCCGGCGCGCGGACATCTCAGGGTGAAGCGGACTCGTGGTGGCGCCAAGCCATGATGTCCGGGCTCAAAAATACATACGATTGCGTTGCAGGATTCTATGAGGACTTCCGTCCGGACGTTCGCGCGTTCGACCGACCCACGCTTGTGATCCACGGCGATGATGATCAGGTCGTTCCGATCGACCTGTCGCTGCGCGCGGTTGAGCGATTGCTGCCGTCAGCTCAGTTCAAAATTTATCCGGGCGCGCCGCATGGTTTGACTTTCACGCATCGTGAGCAGCTGAATGCCGACCTGCTCACGTTCCTGCGAAGCTGA
- the pyrC gene encoding dihydroorotase, protein MTRPTLITNAKLIDPAKNKVEDGAILFDDKILDVGAITSAPDGAEIIDAGGNHVAPGLIDMRVTIGEPGAEHKETFKSAGRAAAAGGVTTMVMMPNTEPVLDDQSLIDFVLRRGVDRSGGVHILPAAALTKHLDGELMTEIGLMAEAGAAYFTNGDKPIVSSRVLRRALSYATSFDALIAHRPQDPYLAEGGVMHEGELAARLGLPGIPAAAEAIMAERDLLLAELTGGKLLLDMLSSAQTLPALKRAKQKGVKAFASVNVHHLVLNEQDVDGYRTFAKLSPPLRSEDDRKALVGAVSDGLIDVIVSGHDPQQAEDKRLPFEEAAFGAVGLETLLAAALTLHHNGDVQLNTLIRAMTQRPAELLRLPAGRLAKGAPADIILIDIGAPFRLDSDKLRSKSNNSPFDEKTLQGAVKRTFIGGKTVFAA, encoded by the coding sequence ATGACGCGACCAACTCTCATCACCAACGCCAAGCTGATCGACCCTGCGAAGAACAAGGTCGAAGACGGCGCGATCCTGTTCGACGATAAGATCCTCGACGTCGGCGCCATCACAAGCGCGCCCGACGGCGCCGAGATCATCGACGCCGGCGGCAATCACGTCGCGCCCGGCCTGATCGACATGCGCGTCACCATCGGCGAACCGGGCGCCGAGCATAAAGAGACGTTCAAATCAGCCGGCCGCGCCGCGGCGGCGGGCGGCGTCACCACCATGGTGATGATGCCCAACACCGAACCGGTGCTCGACGACCAAAGCTTGATCGACTTCGTGCTGCGCCGTGGTGTCGATCGCTCCGGCGGCGTGCACATCCTGCCTGCGGCCGCGCTCACCAAGCACCTCGACGGCGAGTTGATGACAGAGATCGGCCTGATGGCCGAAGCCGGCGCCGCCTACTTCACCAACGGCGACAAGCCCATCGTGTCGTCCCGCGTGCTCCGCCGCGCGCTCTCGTATGCCACCTCATTCGACGCCCTCATCGCGCACCGCCCACAAGACCCGTACCTCGCCGAAGGCGGCGTCATGCACGAAGGCGAACTCGCCGCGCGTCTCGGCCTGCCCGGCATCCCCGCCGCCGCCGAAGCCATCATGGCCGAGCGCGATCTGCTGCTGGCCGAACTCACCGGCGGCAAGCTGCTGCTCGATATGCTCTCGTCAGCGCAAACGTTGCCCGCGCTAAAACGCGCCAAGCAGAAAGGCGTGAAGGCATTCGCCAGCGTCAACGTCCATCACCTCGTCCTCAACGAACAAGACGTCGACGGCTATCGCACCTTCGCAAAGCTCTCGCCGCCACTGCGCAGCGAAGATGATCGCAAAGCGCTCGTCGGCGCCGTCAGCGACGGACTGATCGACGTCATCGTCTCCGGCCACGACCCACAGCAAGCCGAAGACAAACGCCTACCGTTCGAAGAGGCCGCGTTCGGCGCCGTCGGTCTCGAAACGCTGCTGGCCGCCGCACTCACACTGCACCACAACGGCGACGTCCAACTCAACACACTCATCCGCGCCATGACTCAGCGCCCCGCCGAATTGCTGCGACTCCCCGCTGGCCGTCTCGCCAAAGGCGCACCCGCCGACATCATCCTGATCGACATCGGCGCGCCGTTCCGGCTGGACTCCGACAAGCTCCGCTCCAAATCCAACAACTCACCGTTCGACGAAAAAACGCTGCAGGGCGCCGTCAAACGGACATTCATCGGCGGCAAAACCGTCTTCGCCGCATAG